A window of Nitrososphaerales archaeon contains these coding sequences:
- a CDS encoding proteasome subunit beta, translating to MSRETKGMSGKALGSAIYHGTTTVGLVCSDGVVLATDTRVTAGGFIAHKRGKKLLRIDYNLAMTISGGVADAQNVVDTLKYYTNIYTMERGRPMPVRSATQIVSNMLFSARLYPYIADVLVGGVDNGGGSIYHADIFGSMNQEKVVATGSGSPVAYGVLEAEFKEGVPVAKAYPLAAKAIIAAMRRNVATGDHFDIALIDKSGFREITEQEKDKLLAQFTNHS from the coding sequence ATGTCAAGAGAAACCAAAGGGATGAGTGGAAAGGCGCTCGGGTCTGCCATATACCATGGCACGACGACTGTCGGGCTTGTCTGCTCCGACGGCGTCGTGTTGGCCACAGACACGAGGGTGACAGCGGGAGGTTTCATAGCCCACAAGAGGGGGAAGAAGCTTCTCAGAATCGACTACAACCTTGCGATGACCATCTCCGGGGGCGTGGCAGACGCGCAGAACGTGGTTGACACGCTCAAGTACTACACGAACATCTACACGATGGAACGGGGCAGGCCAATGCCCGTAAGGTCCGCAACCCAGATCGTCTCGAACATGCTCTTCTCTGCAAGGCTGTACCCGTACATCGCCGACGTGCTCGTCGGAGGAGTGGACAACGGCGGAGGCTCGATATACCACGCAGACATCTTTGGGTCGATGAACCAGGAAAAGGTCGTGGCAACGGGTAGCGGTTCGCCCGTCGCCTACGGCGTACTAGAGGCGGAGTTCAAGGAGGGGGTCCCAGTCGCTAAGGCTTATCCTCTTGCCGCAAAGGCGATAATAGCAGCGATGAGGAGGAACGTGGCCACTGGAGACCACTTCGACATCGCGCTGATCGACAAGAGCGGATTCAGGGAGATAACCGAGCAGGAGAAGGACAAGCTCCTTGCTCAGTTCACGAATCACAGTTAG
- the rpiA gene encoding ribose 5-phosphate isomerase A, producing MDKLKQAIRAVAEELAGRIQAGATLGLGSGSTVAALLDELSPLLKKAGGMTGVTTSTQIETVAAKNGIEIVPFRGSVDLVLDGADQVDSELNLIKGGGGALLKEKVLMSGAKSIAIVAGEHKFAGRLCENGVVVPVEVFPLARQSAKARLTELGGRPEERLLPKGYPYFTENGNLILDTAFPPIKNPRELEVMVKTVPGVAEVGIFTFKPITVFRLSDDGSYDELKRLGPK from the coding sequence ATGGACAAGCTGAAGCAGGCTATCAGGGCGGTTGCGGAGGAGCTCGCAGGGCGCATCCAGGCGGGCGCAACGCTCGGCCTTGGGAGCGGTTCGACTGTGGCCGCCCTCCTCGACGAGCTCTCGCCGTTGCTCAAGAAAGCGGGAGGGATGACCGGCGTCACCACGTCGACCCAGATTGAAACGGTGGCGGCCAAGAACGGCATCGAGATTGTGCCTTTCAGGGGCTCGGTGGACCTGGTTCTGGACGGTGCGGACCAGGTAGACTCCGAGCTGAACCTGATCAAGGGAGGGGGAGGGGCGTTGCTGAAGGAGAAGGTCTTGATGAGCGGCGCGAAGAGCATAGCCATAGTGGCCGGGGAGCACAAGTTCGCGGGCAGACTGTGCGAGAACGGCGTCGTCGTGCCAGTGGAGGTATTCCCGCTCGCGAGGCAGAGCGCCAAGGCGCGACTGACGGAGCTCGGAGGAAGGCCGGAGGAGAGGCTCCTCCCGAAGGGGTATCCGTACTTCACCGAAAACGGAAACCTGATCCTCGACACTGCGTTCCCGCCGATCAAGAACCCGCGCGAGTTGGAGGTCATGGTGAAAACTGTCCCCGGTGTTGCAGAGGTTGGCATCTTCACGTTCAAACCGATAACAGTCTTCAGACTGAGCGACGACGGCAGTTACGACGAGCTGAAAAGACTCGGCCCGAAGTAG
- a CDS encoding ferredoxin family protein → MTRDVGYKSAPIDPNFLSKPDQFPVTGDHNGHKVRAAGAQRMDGEGKPYPTAHGIHGTAVAVDWESCVADGVCMDVCPVFVFEWILNPGQAGTGKDKVLEPNSDEWNAYRSDKSEPIREADCIFCMACETSCPTQSIKITQP, encoded by the coding sequence ATGACAAGAGACGTAGGTTACAAGTCAGCGCCAATAGATCCGAACTTCCTTTCAAAGCCAGACCAATTCCCGGTCACTGGAGACCATAACGGGCACAAGGTCAGGGCAGCGGGGGCCCAGAGAATGGACGGCGAGGGGAAGCCATACCCGACGGCCCACGGAATCCACGGCACTGCGGTTGCTGTCGACTGGGAGTCTTGCGTGGCGGACGGCGTGTGCATGGACGTCTGTCCAGTGTTCGTGTTCGAATGGATACTGAACCCGGGCCAGGCAGGGACTGGGAAGGATAAGGTTCTAGAGCCAAATAGCGACGAATGGAATGCGTACAGGTCGGACAAATCTGAACCCATCAGGGAGGCCGACTGCATCTTCTGCATGGCTTGTGAGACTAGCTGCCCTACGCAGTCGATTAAGATTACCCAACCCTAG
- a CDS encoding RNA-binding protein: MSVDMAVKVLDESVGKVVLIKLKGGKVIRGTLQGFDQHMNLSLEKAEEVAEDGKSNSLGTLIVRGDNIIMISPPPS; this comes from the coding sequence TTGTCAGTAGACATGGCTGTGAAGGTGCTCGATGAGAGCGTGGGGAAGGTCGTGCTCATCAAGCTGAAGGGTGGGAAGGTCATCAGGGGCACGCTTCAGGGGTTCGACCAGCACATGAACCTCTCTCTGGAGAAGGCGGAGGAGGTCGCAGAGGACGGCAAGTCCAACAGCCTAGGCACGTTGATAGTCAGGGGAGACAACATAATCATGATTTCCCCGCCGCCAAGCTGA
- a CDS encoding beta-CASP ribonuclease aCPSF1: MEQKTNGVNTMSTILNGIPADAQITRIEYEGPRIALYTRNPAFLHKNSYVISEIVNTLKKRVVTRTEKAIRKPESDARSIMERLVPPEAGASTYFFDDALGEITIEANNPKVLSQEAGFDLGNAMDQTGWKVKVRKAPHIPSTAIQNVYYTMKAESDTREKFYRELGEAIFRPRMTSTEHVTIKTLGAFQEVGRSCLLVETAESKVLLDCGIHPGSRYAWDAYPRLDWADVSPGELDAIVISHSHLDHMGFLPAMFKYGYDGPVYCTEPTLPLMTLLQNDFVKIAQIEGGRLIYDQKDIRDEVAHTITLPYGLVTDIAPDVKLVFNNAGHILGSATVHLHIGEGAHNIVYTGDYKYGRTQLFDSATWNYPRVETLITESTYGAKEDIMPIREEVEMNFINAINSILKGGGKVLIPIPAVGRAQEILLVLDQYMRNKVLVEAPVFTEGMISEATAIHVSYADYLSRELRTKILEEGVNPFTSEYFTEVEHPSDREEAYREGPAIIMATSGMLEGGPVLDYFENIAPSEKNKIIFVSYQVQGTMGRRVLDGSSQASLMDQSGKIKIVDVRCGVQKVEGFSGHSDYNQIIRFIGKLRPKLQQVLVNHGEKRKTENLAYAINRIYRIPTLHPAVQEAIRVY; encoded by the coding sequence TTGGAACAGAAGACAAACGGCGTCAACACGATGAGTACCATACTGAATGGTATCCCAGCGGACGCTCAGATCACGCGAATAGAATATGAGGGGCCGAGGATTGCGCTGTACACGAGGAATCCGGCCTTCCTCCACAAGAACAGTTACGTCATATCAGAGATTGTCAACACGCTGAAGAAGAGGGTGGTCACGAGGACTGAGAAAGCAATCAGGAAACCAGAAAGCGACGCCAGGAGCATCATGGAGAGGCTGGTGCCGCCGGAGGCGGGTGCGAGCACATACTTCTTCGACGACGCGCTGGGCGAGATTACAATTGAGGCGAACAACCCCAAGGTGCTGTCTCAGGAGGCAGGCTTCGACTTGGGGAACGCAATGGACCAGACGGGATGGAAGGTGAAGGTGAGGAAGGCTCCCCACATCCCGTCGACGGCGATCCAGAACGTCTACTACACGATGAAGGCTGAGAGCGACACTAGGGAGAAGTTCTACAGGGAGCTGGGCGAGGCAATCTTCAGGCCCAGGATGACCTCGACAGAGCACGTCACGATTAAGACGCTCGGTGCTTTCCAAGAGGTCGGAAGGTCGTGCCTCCTCGTCGAGACCGCGGAGAGCAAGGTCCTGCTCGACTGCGGGATACACCCAGGGAGCAGGTACGCGTGGGACGCGTATCCCAGGCTGGACTGGGCGGACGTGTCGCCCGGCGAGCTGGACGCGATTGTGATAAGCCACTCGCACCTCGACCACATGGGCTTCCTGCCGGCCATGTTCAAGTACGGCTACGACGGCCCCGTATACTGCACAGAGCCTACGCTTCCGCTGATGACGCTATTGCAGAACGACTTTGTGAAGATTGCCCAAATCGAGGGTGGCAGGCTGATCTACGACCAGAAGGACATCAGGGACGAAGTGGCTCACACCATCACCCTGCCGTATGGCCTCGTGACAGACATAGCCCCCGACGTCAAGCTCGTCTTCAACAACGCCGGGCACATCCTCGGCTCGGCCACGGTGCACCTTCACATTGGCGAGGGGGCCCACAACATAGTCTACACGGGCGACTACAAGTACGGGAGGACGCAGCTCTTTGACTCGGCCACGTGGAACTATCCGAGGGTCGAGACGCTGATCACGGAGAGCACCTACGGGGCGAAGGAGGACATAATGCCAATCCGAGAGGAGGTGGAGATGAACTTCATCAACGCCATCAACAGCATCCTCAAGGGAGGCGGGAAGGTGCTTATCCCGATACCTGCCGTGGGAAGGGCGCAGGAGATTCTTCTCGTCCTGGACCAGTACATGAGGAACAAGGTTCTGGTTGAGGCGCCTGTCTTCACCGAAGGGATGATATCCGAGGCGACAGCGATCCACGTCTCCTACGCAGACTACCTCTCGAGGGAACTGAGGACGAAGATACTGGAGGAGGGCGTCAACCCGTTCACCTCAGAGTACTTCACGGAAGTGGAGCACCCGTCTGACCGGGAGGAGGCGTACAGAGAGGGGCCAGCGATCATCATGGCCACGTCGGGTATGCTAGAGGGAGGCCCGGTGCTTGACTACTTCGAGAACATCGCCCCTTCGGAGAAGAACAAGATAATCTTCGTCTCGTACCAGGTCCAGGGCACCATGGGCAGGAGGGTACTGGACGGAAGCAGCCAGGCCAGCCTCATGGACCAGAGCGGCAAGATCAAGATCGTGGACGTCAGGTGCGGAGTCCAGAAGGTCGAGGGCTTCAGCGGCCACAGCGACTACAACCAGATCATCAGGTTCATCGGCAAGTTGAGGCCGAAGCTGCAGCAGGTGCTGGTGAACCACGGCGAGAAGAGGAAGACGGAGAACCTCGCTTACGCCATCAACAGAATATACAGGATTCCTACGCTGCATCCGGCAGTCCAGGAAGCGATAAGGGTCTACTGA
- a CDS encoding cell division protein SepF — translation MSSNLIQEKKMEAKGKEILLKALALRSVEDIPKIQEDVTNKTIVILKVTPLAQKSLEELKSSVEQLYEFATSVGGDIARLGDERIVIAPPGVKIWRGLQ, via the coding sequence ATGTCTTCGAATTTGATACAGGAGAAGAAGATGGAGGCGAAGGGCAAGGAGATACTCTTGAAGGCCCTCGCTCTCAGGAGTGTCGAGGACATTCCCAAGATCCAGGAAGACGTGACGAACAAGACGATAGTGATCCTGAAGGTAACGCCGCTGGCACAGAAGAGCCTCGAGGAGCTGAAGTCGTCGGTCGAGCAGCTTTACGAGTTCGCCACTTCTGTGGGAGGCGACATCGCGAGGCTGGGAGACGAGAGAATCGTGATAGCCCCGCCCGGCGTGAAGATCTGGCGCGGCCTTCAGTAG
- a CDS encoding NAD(P)-dependent glycerol-1-phosphate dehydrogenase gives MASHFHLMELPTKVLIGEGVLSQLAEFISDSAGRRKVVIAAGANVQSKVKREVDRTLRGRTSWVEVSAADLPNVRKVMASASDTGCIIGIGGGKSVDVGKLAAFRKGLPFYSVPTSASHDGISSPFASLKGLDRPYSVKAKPPVGILADVDIIASAPRRLLAAGCGDLVSKLTAVNDWQLAHKVTGEYYGSYAANLALMSAKVVIEGSRKMGRYDKNSVRDLVEGLISAGVAAGIAGSSRPCSGSEHLFSHYLDLVAPGVGLHGEKCGIGTIMMAKLQRGDWALVRSALKIVHAPTRASEIGVKDDQVVEALMKASSIRPERYTILSRTRLGRKEALELAESTGVV, from the coding sequence GTGGCTTCCCACTTCCACCTGATGGAGCTCCCGACGAAGGTCCTGATCGGCGAGGGAGTGCTCTCTCAGCTCGCAGAGTTCATCAGCGATTCGGCAGGGAGAAGGAAGGTCGTAATAGCCGCCGGGGCTAACGTCCAGTCGAAGGTCAAGAGGGAGGTCGACCGGACACTCAGGGGCAGAACAAGCTGGGTCGAAGTCTCTGCCGCCGACTTGCCCAACGTCAGGAAGGTGATGGCGTCTGCCTCGGACACAGGCTGCATCATTGGCATAGGCGGAGGAAAGAGCGTCGACGTAGGGAAACTCGCAGCCTTCAGAAAGGGGCTTCCTTTCTACTCAGTGCCGACGAGCGCCTCGCACGACGGAATCTCAAGCCCGTTCGCCTCGCTTAAAGGCCTGGACAGGCCCTACTCGGTGAAGGCGAAGCCTCCCGTCGGCATTCTCGCCGACGTAGACATCATCGCGTCAGCGCCAAGACGCCTACTCGCAGCTGGGTGCGGGGACCTCGTCTCTAAGCTCACCGCTGTGAATGACTGGCAGCTGGCCCACAAGGTGACAGGCGAGTACTACGGGAGCTACGCGGCCAACCTCGCCCTGATGAGCGCCAAGGTTGTCATCGAGGGTTCCAGGAAGATGGGGAGGTATGACAAGAACAGCGTCAGGGACCTCGTAGAGGGACTGATAAGCGCCGGAGTGGCGGCTGGGATTGCGGGCAGCTCGAGGCCGTGCAGCGGGTCAGAGCACCTGTTCAGCCACTACCTAGACCTTGTCGCCCCGGGGGTCGGACTACACGGTGAGAAGTGCGGCATTGGGACCATCATGATGGCGAAGCTACAGAGGGGCGACTGGGCATTGGTCAGGTCCGCTCTGAAAATCGTGCACGCCCCCACCCGTGCCTCCGAGATCGGGGTGAAGGACGATCAGGTGGTCGAGGCGCTCATGAAAGCAAGCTCCATAAGGCCTGAGAGGTACACGATTCTCTCCAGAACGAGGCTCGGCAGAAAGGAGGCGCTCGAACTGGCCGAGTCCACCGGAGTTGTCTAA
- a CDS encoding LAGLIDADG family homing endonuclease: MLSQQPPLSAEQEDLLSLRRTSNLSIRNLDGEKRDELRLFLDQLHNSMGLSLNDIAKLVGNKTSGYTSWVCRQLGVSARPFEESRLKAIREKRRKYERKPFDGTDEDKAYLLGLRRGDLSASKPWRGVVRVSTSTTHPAMVKLFRSCLGPYGHVYQHSRYKEDTQTFEWNLSVILDDTFGFLLANPDEVLSWVQAEESTLFAFLAGLLDSDGSIVITRDNRGYVALFLDYYGSDKSLLEWVKLNLAGLGYVSSLRINKSEGYRTKKYGIIHRHDYWQLSVFGLERVQALLQRVRPSHPEKVQKAELASSVTKGLPYSRIQSQVQAIRSQIRQDVDQFVALARTEFLKTHPSRVG; this comes from the coding sequence TTGCTTTCGCAGCAACCGCCGCTCAGCGCCGAGCAGGAGGATCTGCTCTCGCTCCGCAGGACCAGCAACCTGAGCATCAGGAACCTCGACGGGGAAAAGAGGGATGAGCTCCGCCTCTTCCTGGACCAGCTGCACAACTCGATGGGCCTCTCGCTCAACGACATCGCGAAACTGGTCGGCAACAAGACGAGCGGTTACACCTCGTGGGTCTGCAGGCAGCTCGGGGTCAGCGCCAGGCCCTTCGAGGAGTCCAGGCTGAAGGCCATCAGGGAGAAGCGGAGGAAGTACGAGCGGAAGCCCTTCGACGGGACCGACGAGGACAAGGCGTACCTTCTCGGATTAAGACGCGGAGACCTTTCGGCGTCAAAGCCTTGGCGAGGAGTAGTGAGGGTTTCGACGAGCACTACGCATCCCGCTATGGTGAAGCTGTTCCGAAGCTGCCTTGGACCTTATGGGCATGTCTATCAGCATTCACGGTACAAGGAAGACACTCAGACGTTTGAGTGGAACCTGAGCGTCATCCTGGATGACACGTTTGGCTTTCTCCTCGCGAATCCGGATGAAGTTCTTTCATGGGTGCAGGCCGAGGAAAGCACGTTGTTTGCTTTCTTGGCAGGCCTTCTGGATTCAGACGGATCCATCGTGATAACCCGAGATAACAGGGGATATGTCGCACTATTCCTAGACTACTACGGTTCCGACAAGTCGCTGCTGGAATGGGTCAAACTGAATCTGGCAGGACTTGGTTATGTTTCGAGTCTGAGAATCAACAAGTCGGAGGGTTACAGAACTAAGAAGTACGGAATAATCCACCGACATGATTACTGGCAACTTTCGGTGTTCGGACTCGAGAGGGTCCAAGCGTTACTTCAGAGGGTTAGACCCTCACACCCTGAGAAGGTTCAGAAAGCAGAACTCGCATCATCGGTGACCAAGGGCCTGCCCTATTCAAGAATCCAGAGTCAAGTGCAGGCAATCCGGTCCCAGATTCGACAGGATGTAGATCAGTTCGTTGCACTTGCTCGGACCGAGTTCTTGAAGACCCACCCTTCTAGGGTTGGGTAA